In the [Clostridium] colinum genome, one interval contains:
- a CDS encoding conjugal transfer protein TrbL family protein produces MTKILEALLTDFFKDAFPIADVLFAQLINIVFWVENHISDGSIFQNTILDNSKSDIFFDKLFQVTTVFGIAFLIFKFLKKIFDTYIIGSDGDPSMSVENIVIGFCKGLIIIFSFNFLYEIFVSISIDFINQMLDAVGLVTIPSLMEIFEHFFLGGGIFMLLGLLVFFICYLLLVFQFIKRGLEMLILRLGIPIACIGLIDSDNGVFAPYIKIFIQNSVTVVIQLAMIKLGFGVVANGNIFFGIACMIMGIKTPQFLQQFMVGLGSSGVNMMTINQTASMVSRVSRFIRK; encoded by the coding sequence ATGACAAAGATATTAGAAGCGTTGTTAACTGATTTTTTTAAAGATGCTTTTCCTATTGCAGATGTTTTGTTTGCACAACTTATAAATATAGTATTTTGGGTAGAAAATCATATAAGTGATGGTTCTATTTTTCAAAATACAATATTAGATAATAGTAAAAGTGATATATTTTTTGATAAGCTATTTCAAGTTACTACAGTTTTTGGAATAGCTTTTTTGATATTTAAATTTTTAAAGAAAATATTTGATACATATATAATAGGTAGTGATGGCGACCCATCTATGTCTGTTGAAAATATAGTTATAGGTTTTTGTAAAGGTTTAATAATAATATTTTCATTTAATTTTTTATATGAAATATTTGTAAGTATATCAATAGATTTTATAAATCAAATGTTAGATGCAGTAGGGCTTGTAACTATACCTAGCTTAATGGAAATATTTGAACACTTCTTTTTAGGTGGTGGTATATTTATGTTACTTGGTTTATTGGTATTTTTTATTTGCTATTTATTATTAGTATTTCAATTTATAAAGCGTGGACTTGAAATGTTAATATTAAGATTAGGTATACCTATTGCTTGTATTGGTTTAATAGATAGTGATAATGGTGTATTTGCTCCATACATAAAAATATTTATACAAAATAGTGTGACTGTTGTAATACAGCTTGCGATGATAAAGTTAGGGTTTGGAGTAGTTGCAAATGGTAATATATTTTTTGGCATAGCTTGTATGATAATGGGGATAAAAACACCACAATTTTTACAACAATTTATGGTAGGCTTAGGAAGTAGTGGAGTAAATATGATGACTATAAATCAAACGGCTAGTATGGTTTCAAGGGTTAGTAGGTTTATAAGAAAGTAG
- a CDS encoding VirD4-like conjugal transfer protein, CD1115 family encodes MKKWFKILGYALTLSIPLALLITMAFSKVFLGKLIIINDMNILLFLSSTILITIFVGYWLSESDRRYLKYDEVNIEIMDGIFIPKPIKNKFQYGSSWFLEKEEIEKKFSYNVIEDNKMIRLLLADRKISEEIFEKYKFEKGGISLGLCKENGKEKIYYNDDDTHSIILGATRSGKGRTVLLQTIGIQGLAGENMILSDPKGELFCYTNEFLKNLGYEVIALDFEEPEKSNSYNFLQNVIDYVNEGDMTRAIDSVEDIVDMLVQKGSNEPIWENGEKSILAFAILLIVIENKDKPEYQNLTNVYNFLSKMCISDENGKIPLNKYIQELPDDHPAKMKASISLVAPEKTRGSFFTSALSTLRLFASPFIYEMSKQTDFNINDSSKKRAIFIILPDQKQTYNSLAGLFISQYYNSLIKNAKANGNRLERRVNFNLDEFGNYPAINGMESKMTVSAGYGIRFNLFIQSFAQLKSVYDEDVARVLKDNAETLIYLRSKDTETLREVSERLGTYTVLNVTESNGKGSFTSSTSYVERPLLNYKEVEKIKRPNTLVLKDGENIIFYAPDLSNWFFNKIFGLGDKEHNRQVILERQEKRPKKLSSDIKMKLWNRFYKSLEEEIGDYEI; translated from the coding sequence ATGAAAAAGTGGTTTAAAATTTTAGGTTATGCTCTAACACTTAGTATACCATTAGCATTATTAATAACAATGGCATTTAGCAAAGTATTTTTAGGTAAGCTTATTATTATAAACGATATGAATATTTTGCTTTTTTTAAGTTCAACTATTTTAATAACTATATTTGTTGGGTATTGGCTTAGTGAAAGTGATAGAAGATATTTAAAATATGATGAAGTAAATATTGAAATAATGGATGGTATTTTTATACCAAAACCTATAAAAAATAAATTTCAATATGGCTCTAGTTGGTTTTTAGAAAAAGAAGAAATAGAAAAAAAATTTAGCTACAATGTGATAGAAGATAACAAAATGATACGATTATTACTTGCAGATAGAAAAATATCTGAAGAAATTTTTGAAAAATATAAATTTGAAAAAGGTGGTATTTCTCTAGGTTTATGTAAAGAAAACGGCAAAGAAAAAATTTATTATAATGATGATGATACACACTCAATAATACTAGGAGCTACAAGAAGTGGTAAAGGTAGAACTGTACTTTTACAAACAATAGGCATACAAGGATTAGCAGGGGAAAATATGATTTTATCCGACCCTAAAGGAGAATTATTTTGTTATACAAATGAGTTTTTAAAAAATTTAGGTTATGAGGTAATAGCACTTGATTTTGAAGAGCCTGAAAAAAGTAATAGCTATAACTTTTTACAAAATGTAATTGACTATGTGAACGAGGGCGATATGACAAGGGCTATTGATAGTGTAGAAGATATAGTAGATATGTTAGTACAAAAAGGAAGTAATGAGCCTATTTGGGAAAATGGAGAAAAATCTATATTAGCTTTTGCAATACTTCTTATAGTTATAGAAAACAAAGATAAGCCTGAATATCAAAATTTAACAAATGTATATAACTTTTTATCTAAAATGTGTATATCCGATGAAAATGGTAAAATACCACTTAATAAGTACATACAAGAATTACCTGATGACCACCCTGCAAAAATGAAAGCTAGTATATCCCTTGTAGCACCTGAAAAGACTAGAGGTAGCTTTTTTACATCGGCATTATCAACTTTAAGGTTGTTTGCAAGTCCATTTATTTATGAAATGAGCAAGCAAACAGATTTTAATATAAATGATAGCAGTAAAAAAAGAGCTATATTTATTATACTACCTGACCAAAAGCAAACTTATAATTCACTAGCGGGGCTTTTTATAAGTCAGTATTATAACTCGCTTATAAAAAATGCTAAAGCTAATGGTAATAGGTTGGAAAGAAGAGTTAATTTTAATCTTGATGAGTTTGGAAACTATCCTGCTATTAATGGTATGGAAAGTAAAATGACGGTATCGGCAGGGTATGGCATAAGATTTAATTTATTTATACAAAGTTTTGCTCAATTAAAAAGTGTATATGATGAAGATGTAGCAAGAGTCTTAAAAGATAATGCCGAAACCTTAATATATTTACGTAGTAAAGATACAGAAACTTTACGAGAAGTTAGCGAAAGACTTGGTACTTACACTGTTTTAAATGTTACAGAAAGTAACGGTAAAGGTAGTTTTACTTCTAGCACAAGCTATGTAGAAAGACCTCTTCTTAATTACAAGGAGGTAGAAAAAATAAAACGTCCTAATACTCTTGTATTAAAAGATGGGGAAAATATAATATTTTATGCCCCAGATTTATCTAATTGGTTTTTTAATAAAATATTTGGATTAGGAGATAAAGAACACAACAGACAAGTTATATTAGAAAGACAAGAAAAAAGACCTAAAAAATTAAGTAGTGATATAAAAATGAAACTATGGAATAGATTTTATAAAAGTTTAGAAGAAGAAATAGGCGATTATGAAATTTAG
- a CDS encoding single-stranded DNA-binding protein has product MNKTIFSGRLTDNPDIKYSQSVEPIAILNFSLAVQRKYKKENEPDVDFVNFVAFGKIAEFISKYCTKGKKIAVIGYLKNRTWKDENNKTKTFTEFIVEEIELLDKKENNENKEVDDEKVV; this is encoded by the coding sequence ATGAATAAAACAATTTTTAGTGGTAGACTTACTGATAATCCAGATATTAAATATTCTCAAAGTGTAGAACCTATTGCTATACTTAATTTTTCTTTAGCAGTGCAAAGAAAATATAAAAAAGAAAATGAACCTGATGTAGATTTTGTTAATTTTGTAGCCTTTGGTAAAATAGCAGAATTTATAAGTAAATATTGTACAAAAGGTAAAAAAATAGCTGTGATAGGTTATTTAAAAAATAGGACTTGGAAAGATGAAAATAACAAAACTAAAACTTTTACTGAATTTATTGTAGAAGAAATTGAATTGTTAGATAAAAAAGAAAATAATGAAAATAAGGAAGTAGACGATGAAAAAGTGGTTTAA
- a CDS encoding DUF6906 family protein, whose product MKNGRKLTERQRKFLETKKLNPKNWWLIKNTSTEMEILHKISGKLKIIKK is encoded by the coding sequence ATGAAAAACGGTAGAAAATTAACAGAAAGACAAAGGAAGTTTTTAGAAACTAAAAAACTAAACCCTAAAAACTGGTGGCTTATTAAAAACACATCAACAGAAATGGAAATTTTACACAAAATAAGTGGAAAGTTAAAAATAATAAAGAAATAG
- the mobP3 gene encoding MobP3 family relaxase produces MKNIVFKIKFNHPNKSKTPKLNVNHFAYICKRPRAVLNKGQDFCCFGKVSELGYSSFGDINQFNLIKNHIKEKSKNKTTFYKCVISLTEKDALKKGFDDREKWEQLIKNNSSKLAKQMGIKIENFEYVCSVHMEKGHPHIHFMAWDKNQEILRTNISKSNLAKIRTELTNYVFKDELQNFYNSKNKNKEDFKAFIKNIIKEIDPFFEISDEEYKKYTEELKSLDSDLNENKIFNIDLSKKYIREIMKDIYLLRKDLPKTGRLNYAFMPENIKNEINVISKKILASDIEVRKSFSNYIQSIKDITEFSIKDDKYISKSVKSAENELLTFTGNQILNICKKINKKEFNIRKEEFEKTKKEIEEQQKNFERQEILGLVTNLINFMTKNESKNKNIKKQNVDSIEAKKELAKKLENKSQIDWENER; encoded by the coding sequence ATGAAAAATATAGTATTTAAAATTAAATTTAATCACCCTAATAAAAGCAAAACTCCTAAGTTAAATGTAAATCATTTTGCTTATATATGTAAGCGACCTAGAGCAGTACTTAATAAAGGGCAAGATTTTTGTTGTTTTGGCAAAGTATCGGAATTAGGATACAGTAGTTTTGGGGATATAAACCAGTTTAATTTAATAAAAAATCATATTAAAGAAAAGTCAAAAAATAAAACAACCTTTTATAAATGTGTAATATCATTAACAGAGAAAGATGCACTTAAAAAAGGCTTTGATGATAGAGAAAAATGGGAACAACTTATTAAAAATAATTCAAGTAAGTTAGCCAAACAAATGGGAATAAAAATAGAAAATTTTGAGTATGTTTGTTCTGTACATATGGAAAAAGGACATCCACATATACATTTTATGGCTTGGGACAAAAATCAAGAGATATTAAGAACAAATATATCTAAGAGTAATCTTGCTAAAATAAGAACAGAATTAACAAATTATGTTTTTAAAGATGAACTACAAAATTTTTATAATAGTAAAAACAAAAATAAAGAAGATTTTAAAGCTTTTATAAAAAATATAATAAAAGAAATAGACCCATTTTTTGAAATAAGTGATGAAGAATATAAAAAATATACTGAAGAGTTAAAATCATTAGATAGTGATTTAAATGAAAATAAAATATTTAATATAGACTTATCTAAAAAATATATTAGGGAAATAATGAAAGATATATATTTATTAAGAAAAGACCTACCCAAAACGGGTAGGTTAAATTATGCCTTTATGCCTGAAAATATCAAAAATGAAATAAATGTTATAAGTAAAAAAATATTAGCTAGTGATATAGAAGTAAGAAAAAGTTTTTCTAATTACATACAGTCTATAAAAGATATAACAGAGTTTAGTATTAAAGATGATAAATATATAAGTAAAAGTGTAAAATCTGCAGAAAATGAATTATTAACTTTTACAGGAAATCAAATATTAAATATTTGTAAAAAAATAAATAAAAAAGAATTTAACATTAGAAAGGAGGAGTTTGAAAAGACAAAGAAAGAAATAGAAGAACAACAAAAAAATTTTGAAAGACAAGAAATATTAGGACTAGTAACAAACTTAATTAATTTCATGACCAAAAATGAAAGTAAAAATAAAAATATTAAAAAGCAAAATGTAGATAGTATAGAAGCTAAAAAGGAATTAGCTAAAAAACTAGAAAACAAATCACAAATAGATTGGGAAAATGAAAGGTAG
- a CDS encoding DUF3991 and TOPRIM domain-containing protein yields the protein MAGFTQEEYEKASQVELLDYLISNGYKLKKVGTNEYTLEEHDSMRINPLKNTFFWNSRNVGGSTIQFLQYYEGKTLVETIKTLNGKSITSYINSSNKGKVSKEVLKEEKGDLILPEKNEDNKRAIAYLTQTRKIDIEIVNSLIKSGNIYESKDKHNIVFLGMDKDNVPKYAMKRSTLTNSNYKGDCKNSDKEFGFRINGKSNSDRVYVFEGVIDLLTHASISKHLGGNWRDANRVSLGCLSFKSMDNFLQDNKNIKEIVLFLDNDKSGIRDRNKLYRHYGNDYKIEIVNVKNKDLNQTWQDYLKDKEVDKNIKFNNYIKYVDDKPFLVPKVLENQDNIRNYTINMMIDNNNMKFLFRNDRLVETQDNKAILLIKNEKDENIGGYEWDIYNKEYSNLTLLDKSVEKPLIFKALDNKSDSVFLYNDIVSPLYMMKKVNTGYTNHIENLDNIDCIINDNKNLESIFLCVDPNTEFYKQAKDKNSLIYKQLKNKEENYNIKIGVEEWNKDNYKEFLKDDYIKSSFITKEKGDNEELYSFLLRKTNIPKQKLVQMFKYNHIYQDVDRNMVFLVKNEDGKNIGGYSLDIYNKSPQLKRLENTYIPKEQEDKIINFATYIYKNINSSLEIEQVEEMEI from the coding sequence ATGGCAGGATTTACTCAAGAAGAATATGAAAAGGCAAGCCAAGTAGAGCTACTAGACTATCTAATTTCTAATGGGTATAAATTAAAAAAGGTTGGTACTAATGAATATACACTTGAAGAACACGATAGTATGAGAATCAACCCATTAAAAAATACTTTCTTTTGGAATAGTAGAAATGTAGGTGGATCTACTATACAGTTTTTACAATACTATGAAGGAAAGACACTTGTCGAGACAATAAAGACTTTAAATGGAAAAAGTATAACAAGCTATATTAATTCTAGCAATAAAGGTAAAGTATCTAAAGAAGTATTAAAAGAAGAAAAAGGAGATTTAATTTTACCTGAAAAAAATGAAGATAATAAAAGAGCTATTGCATATTTAACTCAAACTAGAAAAATAGATATTGAAATAGTAAATAGTTTAATAAAAAGTGGTAATATATATGAAAGTAAAGATAAACATAACATCGTATTTTTAGGTATGGATAAAGATAATGTACCTAAATATGCAATGAAAAGAAGCACACTAACTAATAGTAATTATAAAGGTGATTGTAAAAATAGTGATAAAGAATTTGGATTTAGAATAAATGGAAAATCAAATAGTGATAGAGTTTATGTATTTGAAGGGGTTATTGATTTACTTACTCACGCAAGTATATCAAAACATTTAGGAGGCAATTGGAGAGATGCTAATAGAGTATCTTTAGGTTGTTTATCTTTTAAATCTATGGATAATTTTTTACAAGATAATAAAAATATAAAAGAGATTGTATTGTTTTTAGATAATGATAAGTCAGGTATAAGAGATAGAAATAAGCTATATAGACATTATGGTAATGATTATAAGATAGAAATAGTTAATGTGAAAAATAAAGACTTAAATCAAACTTGGCAAGATTATTTAAAAGATAAAGAAGTAGATAAAAATATTAAATTTAATAACTATATAAAATATGTAGATGACAAACCATTTTTAGTACCTAAAGTATTAGAAAATCAAGATAATATACGAAATTATACAATTAATATGATGATAGATAATAATAATATGAAATTTCTATTTAGAAATGATAGATTGGTAGAAACACAGGATAATAAAGCAATTTTATTAATAAAAAATGAGAAAGATGAAAATATAGGAGGTTATGAATGGGATATTTATAATAAAGAATATAGTAATTTAACTTTATTAGATAAAAGTGTAGAAAAACCTTTAATTTTTAAAGCGTTAGATAATAAAAGTGATTCAGTCTTTTTATATAATGATATAGTAAGCCCCTTATATATGATGAAAAAAGTTAATACAGGTTATACAAACCATATAGAAAATTTAGATAATATTGATTGTATTATAAATGATAATAAAAATTTAGAAAGTATATTTTTATGTGTAGACCCTAATACAGAATTTTATAAACAAGCTAAAGACAAAAATAGCTTAATTTATAAGCAATTAAAAAATAAAGAAGAAAATTATAACATAAAAATAGGAGTTGAAGAATGGAATAAAGATAATTATAAAGAGTTTTTAAAAGATGATTATATAAAAAGTTCTTTTATAACTAAAGAAAAAGGAGATAATGAAGAATTATATTCTTTTTTATTGAGAAAAACTAATATACCAAAACAAAAGTTAGTACAAATGTTTAAATATAACCATATTTATCAAGATGTTGATAGAAATATGGTTTTTTTAGTTAAAAATGAAGATGGTAAAAATATAGGAGGATATTCATTAGATATTTATAATAAAAGTCCACAATTAAAAAGATTAGAAAATACATATATACCTAAAGAACAAGAAGATAAAATAATAAATTTTGCTACCTATATATATAAAAATATAAATAGTAGTTTAGAAATAGAACAAGTAGAAGAAATGGAGATATAA
- a CDS encoding ParB/RepB/Spo0J family partition protein yields MNIKQVKEELFKDIHKNNDLNTEIKEESKILTNTQQIDINKIKSFEENPFNLCSKEDLEELAESIKDEGLLNPIILWKKDDDYIILSGHNRVEALKMLGYETLQSNMYVLKQDISLDDARLILVDTNLVQRKNLLPSERAKAYKIWKQVLEQKQAKRSENFVFENAVNTGEIAEQKDLYHDVTNENRMTIFRYLRLNYLIKNLLNKVDEKELSLVMAVELSYLKENVQNIVFDYFFIQNKSSLSMDICKKIREKATKVEITKETLDLIIESVEKKKTPRTFKLNFKDIREISSRTFTTDKEAKEYVLECVKFYEENKKE; encoded by the coding sequence ATGAACATAAAACAAGTAAAAGAAGAACTATTTAAAGATATACATAAAAATAATGATTTAAATACTGAAATTAAAGAAGAAAGTAAAATACTTACCAACACACAACAAATAGATATAAATAAAATCAAAAGTTTTGAAGAAAATCCTTTTAATTTATGTAGTAAAGAAGATTTAGAAGAACTAGCAGAAAGTATAAAAGATGAAGGGCTACTAAACCCAATAATCTTATGGAAAAAAGATGATGATTATATTATTTTAAGTGGACATAATAGAGTAGAAGCTTTAAAAATGCTAGGGTATGAAACTTTGCAAAGTAATATGTATGTGTTAAAACAAGATATAAGCCTTGATGATGCAAGGCTTATTTTAGTTGATACAAATTTAGTGCAAAGGAAGAATTTATTACCTAGTGAAAGGGCAAAGGCTTATAAAATATGGAAACAAGTATTAGAACAAAAACAAGCTAAAAGAAGTGAAAATTTTGTGTTTGAAAATGCCGTCAACACAGGAGAAATAGCCGAACAGAAAGATTTGTATCACGATGTTACAAACGAAAATAGAATGACAATATTTAGGTATTTAAGGCTAAACTATCTTATTAAAAATTTACTTAATAAAGTAGATGAAAAAGAATTAAGTTTAGTTATGGCAGTTGAATTATCTTATCTTAAAGAAAATGTACAAAACATAGTTTTTGATTATTTCTTTATACAAAATAAATCTTCTTTAAGTATGGATATTTGTAAAAAGATTAGAGAAAAAGCTACAAAAGTTGAAATAACAAAAGAAACTTTAGATTTAATAATCGAAAGTGTAGAGAAGAAAAAGACACCACGAACTTTTAAATTAAATTTTAAAGATATAAGAGAAATAAGTAGTAGAACTTTTACAACAGATAAAGAAGCTAAAGAATATGTGCTAGAGTGTGTAAAATTTTATGAAGAAAATAAAAAGGAGTGA